The bacterium DNA segment GTCGTTTCCTCGAGCTCGGCCACACGCCGATCTTCCTCGTGGGCGACTTCACGGCGCGGATCGGAGATCCTTCCGGCCGCAACAAGACACGTCCGGCCCTGGATGAAGCGCAGGTGCGGGAGAACGCGAAGACCTACGTCGACCAGGTCGCGAAGCTGCTCGACGTCTCGAAAGTCGAGGTCCGGTTCAACGGCGAGTGGATGGATTCGATGACACCGTCGGATTTCGTTCGCCTGTGCTCGCAGACGACGGTGGCGCGGATGCTCGAACGCGACGATTTCTCCAAGCGCTACGCCGCGGAAGTGCCGATCTTCATCCACGAGTTCCTCTATCCCTTCGTTCAGGGCTACGACTCGGTGGCGCTCGAAGCCGATGTGGAGCTCGGCGGGACGGACCAGACGTTCAACCTGCTGATGGGGCGCGAACTCCAGCGGGCCTACGGACAGCCGCCCCAGGCCGTCCTCACGCACCCCTTGCTCGTGGGCCTCGATGGCCACGAGAAGATGAGCAAGAGCCTCGGCAACTCGATCGGCATCCTCGACGAGCCGGAGGACATGTACGGCAAGGTGATGAGCATTCCGGACGCGGCGATGTCGGAATGGCATCGCCTGCTCTCGATGGGCGATTGGGCCGATCTCGGGGCCGATCTCGCGCGATTCGCGGAGGGCGAGGGCGATCCGATGTCGCTGAAGCACCGCCTAGCACGCAGTATCGTGTCGCGTGTACACGGGGATGCGTCGGCGGACGCGGCGGGAGAACAGTTCAGGAAGGTCGTCCAGCGCAAGGAGATGCCGGACGACAT contains these protein-coding regions:
- the tyrS gene encoding tyrosine--tRNA ligase, whose protein sequence is MSDAAIRQEVERQLAVMREGAVDFHGEEELAERLAVCLKEDRPLRVKLGMDPSSADLHLGHRVVLMKLRRFLELGHTPIFLVGDFTARIGDPSGRNKTRPALDEAQVRENAKTYVDQVAKLLDVSKVEVRFNGEWMDSMTPSDFVRLCSQTTVARMLERDDFSKRYAAEVPIFIHEFLYPFVQGYDSVALEADVELGGTDQTFNLLMGRELQRAYGQPPQAVLTHPLLVGLDGHEKMSKSLGNSIGILDEPEDMYGKVMSIPDAAMSEWHRLLSMGDWADLGADLARFAEGEGDPMSLKHRLARSIVSRVHGDASADAAGEQFRKVVQRKEMPDDIPEVGVGLDGREALKVFELLVEAGLAASKSEARRLAQQGGVSIDQARVNDPTALVEAGEHLVQVGKRRFARVRVA